One part of the Parasphingorhabdus sp. SCSIO 66989 genome encodes these proteins:
- the ribB gene encoding 3,4-dihydroxy-2-butanone-4-phosphate synthase → MSAQLIEQLTDIVESGELTRAGLARAAGLHANSLRRLGHDDWNPTAETLTKLEHYLAQDGGAVMASAEEIIDEARNGRMYILVDDEDRENEGDLIIPAQMATPDAINFMAKYGRGLICLAMTRNRVQELGLGMMSQNNRGQYETAFTISIEAREGVTTGISAGDRARTIAVAIDPSKNSTDIVTPGHVFPLQARNGGVLVRAGHTEAAVDVSRLAGLNPAGVICEIMKDDGEMARLDDLIAFAHRHKLKIGTIRDLIAYRLRNDHLAEKRVEARFTSRWGGEWNAITYYNHATETEQLVLQKGHIDPDKPTLVRMHALAVFDDIFGLEGPSSGMLAGAMKIIGEEGAGLIVMIPQPGRSFLSSQVKRLLGEKPASPPPAPSTGGMPDQLRDYGVGAQILADLGVQDMELLTNSSHDLVGLDAYGLRIVGSRAVPVGK, encoded by the coding sequence ATGAGCGCGCAACTGATCGAGCAACTTACCGATATCGTCGAAAGCGGTGAACTGACCCGTGCCGGGCTGGCCCGCGCCGCCGGGCTGCACGCCAATTCGCTGCGGCGGCTGGGGCATGATGACTGGAACCCGACCGCCGAAACGCTGACCAAGCTGGAACATTATCTGGCGCAGGATGGCGGCGCGGTGATGGCCAGCGCCGAGGAGATTATCGACGAGGCGCGCAATGGCCGCATGTATATATTGGTCGATGATGAGGACCGGGAAAATGAGGGCGATCTTATCATCCCGGCGCAGATGGCGACTCCCGATGCGATCAATTTCATGGCCAAATATGGCCGTGGCCTGATCTGTCTGGCGATGACCCGCAACCGGGTGCAGGAGCTGGGCCTCGGCATGATGAGCCAGAATAATCGCGGCCAATATGAGACCGCCTTTACTATCTCGATCGAGGCGCGTGAGGGTGTCACCACCGGCATCAGCGCGGGGGACCGGGCGCGGACTATTGCCGTCGCCATCGACCCCAGCAAGAACAGCACCGACATAGTGACGCCCGGCCATGTCTTCCCCTTGCAAGCGCGCAATGGCGGCGTGCTGGTGCGCGCCGGGCATACCGAGGCGGCGGTTGATGTGTCGCGGCTGGCGGGGCTCAATCCGGCGGGTGTGATCTGCGAGATTATGAAGGATGATGGCGAGATGGCGCGGCTCGATGACCTCATCGCCTTTGCCCATCGCCACAAGCTGAAAATCGGCACTATCCGCGATCTGATCGCGTACAGGCTGCGCAATGATCACCTCGCCGAAAAGCGGGTCGAGGCGCGCTTTACTAGTCGCTGGGGCGGTGAATGGAACGCGATCACCTATTATAACCACGCCACAGAGACCGAGCAGCTGGTGCTGCAAAAAGGGCATATCGATCCGGATAAGCCGACTCTGGTGCGGATGCATGCGCTGGCGGTGTTTGATGATATTTTCGGGCTGGAAGGGCCAAGTTCGGGCATGCTGGCGGGCGCGATGAAGATTATCGGCGAGGAAGGCGCGGGCCTGATCGTTATGATCCCGCAGCCGGGGCGCAGCTTCCTGTCGTCACAGGTCAAGCGGCTGCTCGGAGAGAAACCCGCTTCCCCTCCACCTGCGCCGTCGACTGGCGGTATGCCGGATCAGTTGCGCGATTATGGCGTCGGCGCGCAGATTCTGGCTGACCTCGGCGTACAGGATATGGAATTGCTGACCAACTCCAGCCATGATCTGGTCGGGCTCGACGCCTATGGCTTGCGCATCGTTGGGTCTCGCGCGGTGCCGGTGGGCAAGTGA
- the ribH gene encoding 6,7-dimethyl-8-ribityllumazine synthase — MAHFGIVEARFYDEFNDMLVAGAKAALEAAGHTHEVTTVPGALEVPGAISILSDSGRFDGFVAIGVVIRGETYHFEIVAGESSRGIMALTLDGLPIGNGILTVENEDQARVRADPAQKDKGGEAAKAAIRLYDLGQMDET, encoded by the coding sequence ATGGCGCATTTTGGAATAGTCGAAGCGCGGTTTTATGATGAGTTTAACGATATGCTGGTCGCCGGGGCCAAGGCGGCTTTGGAAGCGGCGGGGCACACGCATGAGGTGACCACTGTTCCCGGCGCGCTGGAAGTCCCGGGGGCGATCTCGATCCTCTCTGATAGCGGCCGCTTTGACGGCTTTGTCGCCATCGGCGTGGTGATCCGCGGTGAGACCTATCATTTCGAGATTGTCGCTGGCGAAAGCTCACGCGGGATCATGGCGCTGACGCTGGATGGCCTGCCCATCGGCAATGGCATTCTCACCGTGGAGAACGAAGATCAGGCCCGCGTCCGCGCTGATCCGGCGCAGAAGGACAAGGGCGGCGAGGCAGCCAAGGCGGCGATCCGGCTTTATGATCTCGGCCAGATGGACGAGACCTGA
- a CDS encoding alpha/beta fold hydrolase has product MTLIGPASNSYYSQRHRLHYVDWGNPDAPPLILLHGGRDHCRNWDWTAQVFRDRFHIIAPDLRGHGDSQWASDGNYPMLAYIYDLKQLIDQLDLAPVTIVAHSLGGNIATRYTGLYPDTVKKLVAIEGLGPSPKVQQEMAEKGFNNRLRGWLETKQKYADVAPRRYKDFAAALERMQQENPHLSDEQVRHLTVHAVIRNEDGSYSWKFDPLMRNWWPHDLPNEATEEMWRAITCPTLMLYGADSWASNPEKDGRITYFGNNVEVREFQKAGHWLHHDQFDLFKETLEGFL; this is encoded by the coding sequence ATGACCCTGATCGGTCCGGCCTCGAACAGCTATTATTCGCAACGCCACCGGCTGCATTATGTCGATTGGGGCAACCCCGATGCGCCGCCGCTGATCCTGCTCCATGGCGGGCGCGATCATTGCCGTAATTGGGATTGGACCGCGCAAGTCTTTCGCGACCGTTTCCATATCATCGCGCCTGATCTCCGCGGCCATGGGGATAGCCAATGGGCCAGTGACGGCAATTATCCGATGCTCGCTTATATCTATGATCTGAAACAGCTGATTGACCAGCTTGACCTCGCGCCGGTGACCATTGTCGCCCATTCGCTCGGCGGCAATATCGCCACGCGCTATACCGGGCTCTACCCGGATACGGTCAAAAAACTGGTGGCGATTGAGGGGCTGGGGCCATCGCCCAAGGTGCAGCAGGAAATGGCCGAGAAAGGCTTTAACAACCGGCTGCGCGGCTGGCTGGAGACCAAGCAGAAATATGCCGATGTCGCGCCGCGCCGTTACAAGGACTTCGCCGCCGCGCTCGAGCGGATGCAGCAGGAAAACCCGCACCTCTCGGACGAACAGGTGCGCCACCTCACCGTCCATGCGGTGATCCGCAATGAGGATGGCAGCTATAGCTGGAAATTCGACCCGTTGATGCGCAACTGGTGGCCGCACGACCTGCCCAATGAGGCGACCGAAGAGATGTGGCGCGCCATCACCTGCCCGACGCTGATGCTCTACGGTGCCGATAGCTGGGCCAGCAACCCGGAAAAGGACGGGCGGATTACGTACTTCGGTAACAATGTTGAAGTGCGTGAGTTCCAAAAGGCCGGCCACTGGCTGCACCATGATCAGTTTGATTTGTTTAAGGAGACGCTGGAGGGGTTTTTGTGA
- the gltX gene encoding glutamate--tRNA ligase, protein MTTKTRFAPSPTGHLHIGNIRTALHNWMWARKTGGHFVLRIDDTDKERSKEEYVTGIQRDMQWLGLDWDSSFRQSERFDAYEAAFEKLKADGRVYPCYETAQELDLKRKVLRSRGLAPVYDRGALELTAEQIAAYEAEGRTPHWRFKLDHDAPIVWDDLVRGPQKFDPPALSDPVIRRADGSWLYMLPSTIDDADHGVTHVVRGEDHVANTAAQIQMFEALGADIPTFAHSALLMGKEGKLSKRLGSMGVSDFREQHIEPQAVLALLARLGTSDPVIAESDITHLVDTMDFSRFGRAPAKFDPEDLARLNTQIVHGLDYGAVAERLPKAMDDAAWHAIRPNVAHLGEVADWWAIVEGPVELPEFDEETRAYLKTAHDTLTGLDWSDAVWGALTGALKEATGRKGKALFMPLRQALTGQNHGPDMAEMVPILGRDVALRRLERAAQ, encoded by the coding sequence ATGACCACCAAGACCCGTTTCGCGCCGTCGCCGACCGGCCATTTGCATATCGGCAATATTCGCACCGCGCTGCATAACTGGATGTGGGCCCGCAAAACCGGCGGGCATTTTGTTCTGCGCATCGATGATACCGACAAGGAGCGTTCCAAAGAAGAATATGTCACCGGCATTCAGCGCGATATGCAATGGTTGGGGCTCGATTGGGACAGCAGTTTCCGCCAGTCGGAGCGGTTTGACGCTTATGAGGCGGCGTTTGAGAAACTCAAAGCCGATGGCCGGGTTTATCCCTGTTATGAGACGGCGCAGGAGCTGGACCTGAAGCGCAAGGTGCTGCGCTCGCGCGGGCTTGCGCCGGTATATGATCGCGGCGCGTTGGAGCTGACGGCGGAGCAGATCGCGGCTTATGAGGCGGAAGGCCGCACGCCGCATTGGCGCTTTAAGCTTGATCATGATGCGCCGATTGTCTGGGATGATCTGGTGCGTGGGCCGCAAAAATTCGATCCTCCGGCGCTGTCCGATCCGGTGATCCGCCGCGCCGATGGTAGCTGGCTCTATATGCTGCCGTCTACCATTGACGATGCCGACCATGGCGTCACCCATGTCGTGCGCGGTGAGGACCATGTCGCCAATACCGCGGCGCAAATCCAGATGTTTGAAGCGCTGGGCGCGGATATTCCCACCTTTGCCCATAGCGCGCTGCTGATGGGCAAGGAGGGCAAGCTCTCCAAACGGCTCGGCTCCATGGGCGTCAGCGATTTTCGCGAGCAGCATATCGAGCCGCAAGCGGTGCTGGCGCTGCTGGCACGGCTGGGCACGAGCGATCCGGTCATAGCTGAGTCAGACATAACCCATTTGGTTGATACAATGGATTTCAGCCGCTTTGGCCGCGCACCCGCCAAATTCGATCCCGAAGATCTGGCGCGGCTCAATACCCAGATTGTCCATGGGCTGGATTATGGTGCTGTTGCGGAGCGCTTGCCCAAGGCGATGGATGATGCAGCCTGGCATGCCATCCGCCCCAATGTCGCGCATCTCGGCGAAGTCGCCGATTGGTGGGCGATTGTCGAAGGGCCGGTTGAACTACCCGAATTTGACGAGGAGACCCGCGCTTATCTGAAAACCGCGCATGATACGCTGACCGGGCTCGACTGGTCCGATGCAGTGTGGGGCGCGCTGACCGGCGCGCTCAAAGAGGCAACCGGCCGCAAGGGCAAGGCGCTGTTTATGCCGTTACGTCAGGCGCTGACTGGCCAGAATCACGGTCCCGATATGGCCGAGATGGTGCCGATCTTGGGCCGCGATGTGGCGCTGCGCCGGTTGGAGCGCGCAGCGCAGTAA
- a CDS encoding amino acid aminotransferase, giving the protein MLEKLAPQKPDALLALIKLYAADDRADKIDLGVGVYRDNQGNTPVFKAIKAAEQRLFDTQDSKSYLGPEGDMGMVCGLLGHILGEDLAKDLTIDGLQTPGGTGAVRLAADTLYAAGARRIWLGTPSWPNHAPIFTASQFEVLTYRHMDVATQSLDMEALLSSLYKAEDGDVVLLHGCCHNPTGVDYTAEQWAHIVEIMAEKRLFPLVDFAYHGLGQGFEEDSAGLKTVLARLPQAMIAYSCDKNFGMYRDRVGALYAVAQDDAVMATTKSNMAALARANWSMPPDHGGAAVRIILDDAELTQMWRDEVAEMRSRMRWVRDTLAAAGTAGSVDFAPLATQNGMFSMLPLSPEQIQALRDDHAIYMAGSGRINIAGLTEGNIGKFIEAVAAVSG; this is encoded by the coding sequence ATGCTCGAAAAGCTCGCCCCGCAAAAGCCCGATGCCCTGCTCGCGCTGATCAAGCTCTATGCCGCAGATGACCGTGCCGACAAGATTGATCTCGGCGTCGGTGTCTATCGCGATAATCAGGGCAATACGCCAGTGTTCAAGGCGATCAAAGCGGCGGAGCAGCGGCTGTTCGACACCCAGGACAGCAAAAGCTATCTCGGCCCTGAGGGCGATATGGGCATGGTCTGCGGCCTGCTCGGCCATATTCTCGGCGAAGACCTCGCCAAAGACCTCACCATTGATGGCCTGCAGACGCCGGGTGGCACCGGCGCGGTGCGGCTGGCGGCGGATACGCTTTATGCCGCGGGTGCACGGCGCATCTGGCTCGGCACGCCGAGCTGGCCCAACCATGCGCCGATTTTCACCGCCTCGCAGTTTGAGGTGCTGACCTATCGCCATATGGATGTGGCAACGCAGAGCCTCGATATGGAGGCGCTGCTCTCCTCGCTCTATAAGGCTGAGGATGGCGATGTGGTGCTGCTGCATGGCTGTTGCCACAACCCGACCGGCGTCGATTACACCGCCGAGCAATGGGCGCATATTGTCGAGATTATGGCGGAAAAGCGCCTCTTCCCGCTGGTCGATTTTGCCTATCATGGGCTGGGTCAGGGCTTTGAGGAAGACAGTGCGGGCCTCAAAACCGTGCTCGCCCGCCTGCCCCAGGCGATGATCGCCTATAGTTGCGACAAGAATTTCGGCATGTACCGCGATCGCGTCGGCGCGCTCTATGCCGTTGCGCAAGATGACGCGGTGATGGCCACCACCAAGTCGAACATGGCAGCGCTGGCGCGGGCCAACTGGTCGATGCCGCCCGATCATGGCGGCGCGGCGGTGCGGATCATCCTCGACGATGCCGAGCTGACCCAGATGTGGCGCGATGAAGTCGCCGAGATGCGCAGCCGCATGCGCTGGGTCCGCGATACGCTTGCCGCGGCAGGCACCGCTGGCAGCGTCGATTTCGCCCCGCTGGCGACGCAGAACGGCATGTTCTCGATGCTGCCGCTCTCCCCCGAGCAAATCCAGGCGCTGCGCGATGACCATGCCATCTATATGGCCGGCTCCGGTCGCATCAATATCGCCGGGCTGACCGAAGGGAATATCGGCAAGTTTATCGAGGCGGTTGCGGCTGTGAGTGGGTAG
- a CDS encoding riboflavin synthase has protein sequence MFTGIVTDIGTIRSSEQRGDLRLEIGCGYDMHDVAIGASIACSGVCLTVVDKGEDWFAVDVSGETISCTADGQFADGARLNLERSLKLGDEMGGHIVTGHVDGVGSIASVDKVGDSWNVQVAVPATLAPFIAAKGSITVNGVSLTVNVVEDGADGTSFALNIIPHTAEVTTLGDIKAGDSVNLEIDVLARYLRRMKDHMAAA, from the coding sequence ATGTTCACCGGCATAGTCACCGATATCGGCACCATCCGCAGCAGCGAGCAGCGCGGCGATTTGCGCCTGGAAATCGGCTGCGGTTACGACATGCATGACGTTGCCATTGGCGCATCCATTGCTTGTTCGGGTGTCTGCCTCACCGTGGTGGACAAGGGCGAGGACTGGTTCGCCGTTGATGTCTCCGGTGAGACCATAAGCTGCACCGCCGATGGTCAGTTTGCCGATGGCGCGCGGCTCAATCTCGAGCGCTCGCTCAAGCTCGGCGATGAGATGGGCGGCCATATTGTCACCGGTCATGTCGATGGCGTCGGCAGCATCGCTTCGGTCGATAAGGTCGGTGATAGCTGGAATGTTCAGGTTGCTGTCCCCGCCACGCTGGCACCTTTCATCGCCGCCAAGGGATCGATTACCGTCAATGGTGTCTCGCTGACGGTCAATGTGGTCGAGGATGGTGCGGATGGCACCAGCTTCGCGCTCAATATCATCCCGCATACCGCCGAAGTGACCACTTTGGGTGACATCAAAGCAGGTGACAGCGTCAACCTCGAAATCGACGTGCTCGCGCGCTACTTGCGGCGGATGAAGGACCATATGGCGGCTGCATGA
- the ribD gene encoding bifunctional diaminohydroxyphosphoribosylaminopyrimidine deaminase/5-amino-6-(5-phosphoribosylamino)uracil reductase RibD: protein MSTQVDDLRWMQATIALAARSPALAAPNPCVGCIVVKDGVAIGRGVTAKGGRPHAEAMALEQAGEAARGATVYVTLEPCAHKSNRGPACSDLLSAAQPERVVIALTDPDPRTAGSGTERMRAAGIAVAEGVAEEAAAYQLAGYLSQQKRGRPHIMLKLATSLDGQIAMTDGTSQWITGEASRAHAHGERARFEAILVGRETLRQDTPRLDVRLPGLEERSPERIVLSRSPAPQGWTGITAPEAVHDLEAQSLMIEGGAGAAAAFLRTDLVDELLLYRAPVLIGEGRTALGDIGLTNLSDAHGQWRRIETRHLGNDQMERYLRTRAA from the coding sequence GTGAGTACGCAGGTTGACGATCTGCGCTGGATGCAGGCGACGATTGCACTCGCGGCGCGCAGCCCTGCACTCGCCGCGCCCAATCCCTGTGTGGGTTGTATTGTCGTCAAAGATGGCGTGGCTATAGGGCGCGGCGTTACCGCTAAAGGCGGTCGCCCGCATGCCGAGGCTATGGCGCTGGAACAGGCGGGGGAAGCGGCCAGGGGCGCGACCGTCTACGTCACGCTGGAGCCTTGTGCACACAAATCCAATCGTGGTCCAGCCTGCTCCGATCTGCTGAGTGCGGCCCAGCCCGAGCGAGTAGTGATCGCGTTGACCGACCCCGACCCGCGCACCGCAGGTAGCGGCACGGAGCGGATGCGTGCCGCCGGGATCGCGGTTGCGGAGGGCGTGGCAGAAGAGGCGGCAGCCTATCAGCTCGCCGGCTATCTCAGCCAACAGAAACGCGGCCGCCCGCATATCATGCTCAAATTAGCAACGTCGCTCGATGGCCAGATCGCCATGACTGATGGCACCAGCCAATGGATTACCGGCGAGGCATCACGCGCCCATGCCCATGGCGAGCGGGCGCGTTTTGAGGCGATATTGGTCGGCCGTGAGACATTACGGCAGGATACGCCGCGTCTTGATGTGCGCTTGCCGGGTCTGGAAGAGCGCAGCCCGGAGCGGATTGTGCTGAGCCGCTCGCCTGCGCCACAAGGCTGGACCGGTATTACCGCGCCCGAAGCCGTGCATGATCTTGAGGCGCAAAGCCTGATGATTGAGGGCGGGGCCGGAGCGGCAGCCGCGTTTCTACGTACCGATCTGGTCGATGAATTGCTGCTCTATCGTGCGCCGGTTTTGATCGGTGAGGGCCGCACGGCTTTGGGCGATATCGGCCTTACCAACCTGTCCGATGCGCATGGTCAATGGCGCCGTATCGAGACGCGCCATCTTGGCAATGACCAGATGGAACGCTATCTGCGGACCAGAGCCGCCTAG
- a CDS encoding DEAD/DEAH box helicase family protein, translating into MAEANDTDSAPLFGALQFAGTWRSYQQRVLDELDEYLDDRRLHIVAAPGSGKTVLGLEVMRRLAGTTVILSPTLIICQQWPQRLHEMFGYKQAVTKPSISDDLRSPGDITSTTYQALHALWNVTRSSDEGEVRRDFEALVTTLTQKSKLTLIMDEAHHLRREWWRALNDFVSELPNATLVALTATPPYDATFAEWSRYDALCGPVDAEISIPELVRNGDLCPHQDYICFSRPLPNECQLLNERLRNVQGFVDGLLSNDSLLDQLVGHPWLTQTDYHEADILDDPEFLSSMAIILTAAGRSVTEEPLNLLGVSAPDMPALSPLWLEAFLNGYLFNHKNHFSGSDDTPQKAIANDARKFGMIENGRVRIRDSRSVAKLLASSSAKLMSIEQIVDKEWHNLGADLRMAILTDYVRAADLPKKQDDIFQPVKIGVAPIFEMLRRSNKDIRLGVLTGSLVIIPNVARDTFSKAAKAAEVDMAGIRFNALGHCPDYCGVTLTTKDARQMVRIVTRLFEAGSIQLLVGTKALLGEGWDAPTINSLVLASNVGSYMLSNQMRGRAIRRDPAKPQKVANIWHLVTLEPGEMQFSFLKPLSGHGKTSNHHALTALGSDMALMSRRFEMFDGISLDETLHIGNGLDRLALTDGKGDEAHIEALNRTMFRHASDRSATAQKWQDSLGDAHERSHVHQVAEANYAPRAASYNQTLQYLSVTALISAAGSAGFAMRKFQSVQTLGMLIMIFAGLTLIYALPKLFHAGRLFIRNGSLERSLSQVGWTILESFRDCGLLKKPLHDYHVEVTRDLKGNNSIVLHNASRIEERNFFTALAQTLGPTENPRYILRRCSWFRRWGRTDYHAVPEQVAGRKKDAEAYARAWQRNIGPAELIFTRNREGRKLLLRARARSMAAGFQRRVDRRSEWR; encoded by the coding sequence GTGGCTGAAGCAAACGACACAGACAGCGCTCCCCTGTTCGGCGCTCTGCAATTTGCGGGCACATGGCGCAGCTATCAGCAGCGCGTATTGGACGAGCTAGACGAGTATCTTGATGATAGAAGGCTGCATATTGTCGCAGCGCCTGGCTCCGGCAAAACCGTTCTTGGCCTTGAGGTCATGCGGCGCCTTGCGGGTACAACTGTCATCCTCTCCCCGACGCTGATCATCTGTCAACAATGGCCACAAAGGCTGCATGAAATGTTTGGTTACAAACAGGCAGTCACCAAACCATCGATTTCGGATGATCTGCGTTCACCGGGGGACATAACCAGCACCACCTATCAAGCACTGCATGCACTTTGGAACGTCACGCGTTCTTCTGATGAGGGCGAGGTACGCAGGGATTTTGAGGCCTTGGTCACCACCCTAACACAAAAGTCAAAACTGACCCTTATAATGGACGAGGCACATCATCTGCGACGGGAATGGTGGCGCGCCCTGAATGATTTCGTTTCAGAACTTCCGAATGCCACTCTTGTCGCCTTAACTGCTACGCCACCTTATGATGCGACCTTTGCAGAATGGTCGCGTTATGATGCCCTTTGCGGCCCGGTTGATGCGGAAATATCTATTCCCGAACTGGTCCGAAATGGCGACCTGTGCCCACATCAGGATTATATCTGCTTTTCTCGACCATTGCCGAACGAATGTCAGCTGCTCAACGAACGATTGCGCAATGTCCAAGGCTTTGTCGACGGACTGCTATCCAATGACAGCCTGCTCGATCAATTGGTGGGCCATCCATGGCTAACCCAAACGGATTATCATGAAGCTGACATTCTGGATGACCCGGAGTTCCTCTCTTCCATGGCGATCATACTCACGGCAGCTGGTCGCAGTGTAACTGAAGAACCGTTGAACCTTCTGGGCGTGTCAGCGCCGGATATGCCTGCATTGTCGCCGCTCTGGCTGGAGGCGTTCCTTAACGGCTATCTGTTTAACCATAAGAATCATTTCTCAGGCAGTGATGACACTCCCCAGAAAGCTATAGCCAATGATGCGCGAAAATTTGGCATGATCGAAAATGGCCGTGTGCGCATAAGGGATAGCCGGAGTGTTGCGAAGCTCCTCGCATCCAGCTCTGCCAAACTGATGTCGATCGAACAGATCGTCGATAAGGAGTGGCATAATCTCGGAGCAGATTTGCGCATGGCGATACTGACTGATTATGTTCGTGCTGCAGATCTCCCGAAAAAGCAGGATGACATTTTCCAACCCGTGAAGATTGGTGTCGCCCCGATTTTCGAAATGTTGCGGCGAAGTAACAAAGATATACGCTTAGGTGTTCTGACAGGCAGTCTTGTGATCATTCCCAATGTGGCACGCGACACATTTAGCAAAGCGGCAAAAGCAGCAGAAGTTGATATGGCTGGCATTCGCTTCAATGCGTTGGGCCATTGCCCCGATTATTGTGGTGTAACACTTACCACCAAAGATGCTCGACAGATGGTGCGGATTGTAACTCGTCTGTTTGAGGCTGGCTCTATCCAGCTACTGGTTGGTACCAAGGCCTTACTGGGAGAAGGCTGGGACGCCCCTACGATCAACAGTCTGGTTCTGGCCAGTAATGTGGGGTCCTATATGCTGTCCAACCAGATGCGCGGGCGCGCCATTCGCCGCGATCCGGCAAAGCCCCAAAAGGTTGCCAATATCTGGCATTTGGTAACGCTGGAGCCGGGCGAAATGCAGTTTTCATTCCTGAAACCGCTGTCTGGCCATGGCAAGACCAGCAATCATCATGCGCTCACCGCTCTCGGTAGTGACATGGCTCTGATGTCGCGACGTTTTGAGATGTTCGATGGCATTTCGCTGGATGAAACTTTGCACATTGGTAATGGCCTCGATCGCTTGGCGCTTACCGACGGTAAGGGAGATGAAGCGCATATCGAAGCATTGAATAGGACCATGTTCAGGCATGCCTCTGACAGAAGCGCTACCGCGCAGAAATGGCAGGATTCGCTCGGTGATGCTCATGAAAGATCGCATGTCCATCAGGTTGCAGAGGCAAATTACGCGCCACGTGCAGCGTCCTATAACCAGACGCTGCAATATCTCTCGGTAACGGCCCTGATCAGCGCTGCCGGCTCAGCGGGTTTCGCCATGCGGAAATTCCAGTCGGTACAAACGCTTGGCATGTTGATCATGATTTTCGCTGGCCTTACGCTGATATACGCATTGCCAAAGCTGTTTCACGCAGGACGGCTGTTCATCAGGAATGGCAGTCTCGAACGTAGCCTCTCCCAGGTTGGCTGGACCATATTGGAAAGTTTCAGGGACTGTGGCCTCCTTAAAAAACCGCTGCATGATTATCATGTGGAAGTGACACGCGATCTCAAAGGGAACAATTCTATAGTCCTCCACAATGCCTCACGCATCGAAGAAAGGAACTTCTTTACGGCACTTGCACAAACCCTAGGACCGACCGAAAATCCGCGATACATTTTGCGCCGCTGTAGCTGGTTCAGACGCTGGGGACGAACTGACTATCATGCTGTTCCGGAACAGGTTGCGGGACGGAAGAAGGACGCAGAGGCCTATGCCAGAGCCTGGCAGCGCAACATTGGCCCGGCAGAACTGATTTTTACCCGCAACAGGGAAGGGCGAAAGTTGCTACTTCGCGCACGCGCTCGTTCAATGGCAGCAGGCTTCCAGCGCCGTGTCGACCGTCGTTCAGAGTGGCGTTGA
- a CDS encoding energy transducer TonB, whose product MSYADQPGFGASNGDRVKSAIMVAALQGSVIAALVLVPIAVVSDDPIIDGGFTARNIPATPPPEPVDPVEKPKEASTAITTPIPPRPMPNDNALVVPPITDLDITPPLIGDPGAENIIGPENGSGTDSGVRLPPPVIIAPKRDPRYARFFQPAYPTQKLRSGEEGRVRISVLVAADGRVKAVKQIAASDLAFWRATERQALRRWRFIPGTRDGEPDEQWIALTVNFTIND is encoded by the coding sequence ATGAGCTATGCCGATCAACCCGGTTTCGGGGCGAGTAACGGCGATCGCGTCAAGAGCGCGATCATGGTCGCAGCCTTGCAGGGCAGCGTCATTGCGGCGCTGGTCCTGGTGCCGATTGCGGTGGTCAGTGATGACCCGATTATCGATGGGGGCTTCACCGCCAGAAATATCCCCGCCACCCCACCGCCTGAGCCGGTTGACCCTGTCGAGAAGCCGAAAGAGGCAAGCACGGCCATAACCACGCCTATCCCGCCACGGCCAATGCCCAATGACAATGCGTTGGTGGTACCGCCAATTACCGATCTGGATATTACCCCGCCGCTGATCGGTGATCCGGGGGCGGAAAACATCATCGGACCGGAGAATGGAAGCGGCACCGACAGCGGCGTGCGCCTTCCCCCGCCGGTGATTATCGCCCCGAAACGCGATCCGCGCTATGCCCGCTTTTTCCAGCCCGCCTATCCGACGCAAAAATTGCGCAGCGGCGAAGAGGGCCGGGTGCGGATCAGCGTGCTTGTCGCTGCGGATGGCCGGGTCAAGGCGGTCAAGCAGATTGCGGCCAGCGATCTGGCTTTCTGGCGCGCGACCGAGCGTCAGGCGCTGCGCCGCTGGCGCTTTATCCCCGGCACGCGCGATGGCGAGCCAGATGAGCAATGGATAGCGCTCACGGTGAATTTCACCATCAATGACTAG